In Urechidicola croceus, a single window of DNA contains:
- a CDS encoding NAD(P)-dependent oxidoreductase yields MTVLVVGASGATGRHLVTQLLLKGNNVKIIVRSNENLPKFWSEDKNLEIITASLLELNEKELIKYTSNCDAIASCLGHNITFKGIYGQPRKLVTDATKRLCNTIKNHAPSSPIKYVLMNTSGNSNRDLNEPISFAQKCVIGLLRLLLPPHVDNEKAADFLRTQIGQNNGYIEWVAVRPDGLINEEEVTEYESYPSPIRSAIFNAGKISRINVGHFMAELINDNELWHKWKGQMPVIYSKTSISNS; encoded by the coding sequence ATGACAGTATTAGTAGTCGGTGCAAGTGGTGCAACAGGCAGACATTTAGTTACTCAACTTTTGCTAAAAGGAAATAATGTTAAAATCATTGTACGTTCAAATGAAAATTTACCAAAATTTTGGAGTGAAGATAAAAATTTAGAAATTATTACTGCCAGCCTTTTAGAATTAAATGAAAAAGAATTGATTAAATATACTTCTAATTGTGATGCAATTGCATCCTGCTTGGGGCATAACATTACTTTCAAAGGTATTTATGGTCAACCAAGAAAACTTGTGACTGATGCAACTAAGAGACTTTGCAATACTATTAAAAATCATGCGCCGAGTAGCCCAATCAAATACGTTTTAATGAACACTTCTGGAAACAGCAATCGAGATTTAAATGAACCTATTTCATTTGCTCAAAAATGTGTTATTGGTCTTCTAAGATTGTTGTTACCTCCACATGTAGATAACGAAAAAGCAGCTGATTTTTTAAGAACTCAAATTGGTCAAAATAACGGGTATATTGAATGGGTGGCTGTTAGACCTGATGGTTTGATAAATGAAGAGGAAGTCACAGAGTATGAATCATATCCTTCTCCCATTAGAAGTGCAATTTTTAACGCTGGAAAGATAAGCCGAATAAATGTTGGGCACTTCATGGCAGAATTGATTAATGATAATGAACTATGGCATAAATGGAAAGGTCAAATGCCTGTAATTTATTCTAAAACTTCTATATCAAACTCTTAA
- a CDS encoding UbiA prenyltransferase family protein, protein MRLLKCFFNFYIYSNIHVALCVFCLVKITLLEYDLYENLTGLFSLFSTIVSYNFIRFYRILDIENWFTNWLNSNRKTLYTLTFISAIISGFLFLKLRFEAILWLIPFIGFTLFYAIPLPFKKIPLRKFGGVKLFLIAISWAGITVLFPLVENGIEIKLSEWLTFFQRFFFVILITIPFDIRDVHIDSKSLKTLPQTIGIKNSKIIGILFALLLFFTELVKTSTKYNSLTILFIVCVVSVVLLLNSKESQSKYYASFWVESIPILWFLLTILGLNL, encoded by the coding sequence ATGCGATTATTAAAATGTTTTTTCAATTTTTATATTTATAGTAATATTCATGTTGCCCTTTGTGTATTTTGTTTGGTAAAAATTACATTGTTAGAGTATGATTTGTATGAAAATTTGACAGGTTTATTTTCGTTATTTTCAACAATTGTTTCATACAATTTTATTAGATTTTATCGAATATTAGATATTGAAAATTGGTTTACAAATTGGCTGAACTCAAATAGAAAAACGCTCTATACCTTAACATTTATTAGTGCTATTATATCTGGTTTTTTGTTTTTAAAATTAAGATTTGAAGCAATTTTATGGTTAATTCCGTTTATTGGATTCACATTGTTTTATGCAATACCATTACCATTTAAAAAAATACCTTTAAGAAAATTTGGAGGTGTGAAATTATTTTTAATTGCAATTTCTTGGGCAGGAATTACGGTGTTGTTTCCATTGGTTGAAAATGGAATTGAAATTAAATTAAGTGAATGGCTTACATTTTTTCAGCGTTTCTTTTTTGTCATATTGATTACAATTCCATTTGATATAAGAGATGTACACATAGATAGTAAATCATTGAAGACATTACCACAAACTATTGGAATTAAGAATTCAAAAATTATTGGAATTCTATTTGCATTGTTGTTATTTTTTACTGAACTAGTTAAAACTTCAACAAAATACAATTCCTTAACTATACTATTTATTGTTTGTGTAGTTTCGGTTGTACTTCTTCTAAATTCAAAAGAATCTCAGTCAAAATATTACGCTTCTTTTTGGGTGGAGTCTATCCCTATTTTATGGTTTCTACTTACGATTCTCGGATTAAATCTGTAA
- a CDS encoding DUF6090 family protein, whose amino-acid sequence MKFFRKIRHKLILDNKKTQYLKYALGEIILVVIGILIALQINNWNQSIKNKNSLNEYLTKIKSHTSEDIEQLEELAKGRKQIADICKKARNSILDKTENDNLFLFMASGYAFADYYFKPNSGGYESLKSSEYYGKINNTKLDSLLAKYHGLVDIIAENERSYNQYTVHQENYLDTQFDRSLILASAFMSRDSLVTKATPQSEYDQVFKEYTSKPSYRNVISLAAWQFDTMINQYHQLTELGHQIIKEIDTITED is encoded by the coding sequence ATGAAGTTTTTTAGAAAAATAAGGCATAAGCTTATTTTAGATAATAAAAAAACTCAATACCTAAAGTATGCTTTAGGAGAAATCATATTGGTAGTAATCGGGATTTTGATTGCATTACAGATTAATAATTGGAATCAATCAATTAAGAATAAAAATTCTTTAAATGAATATTTAACAAAGATTAAATCCCACACATCTGAAGATATAGAACAACTAGAAGAACTAGCAAAAGGAAGAAAGCAAATTGCTGACATCTGCAAAAAAGCACGAAATAGTATTTTAGATAAGACCGAAAATGACAATCTTTTTTTATTTATGGCTAGTGGTTATGCTTTTGCCGATTACTATTTTAAACCAAATTCAGGCGGTTATGAATCATTAAAAAGTTCAGAATATTATGGTAAAATAAACAATACTAAGCTTGATTCACTTTTAGCTAAATATCACGGCTTAGTAGATATTATTGCTGAAAATGAGCGAAGTTATAACCAATATACCGTTCACCAAGAGAATTATCTAGATACTCAATTCGATAGATCACTTATTTTGGCTTCTGCTTTCATGTCAAGAGACTCTTTAGTCACTAAAGCTACTCCTCAGTCGGAATATGACCAAGTATTCAAGGAATATACCTCAAAACCATCTTATAGAAATGTTATTAGTTTAGCAGCGTGGCAATTTGACACAATGATTAACCAATATCATCAATTAACAGAACTAGGACATCAGATTATTAAAGAAATAGATACTATAACTGAAGACTAA
- a CDS encoding serine hydrolase domain-containing protein: protein MIKNKKVKWTVRILLLVGTIISLYFVPWLLVKAWVLPLPDTVQEQLDEAIDHGFDGMIVYIDQTGKPPQYYAAGWHNRESMTPANPHALFKIASIGKLYDAVAVTKLVSDGRLSLDKTIADYLPELVGRIENAEKITLRLMIQHRSGIPNYTDAPNFWAAPIGYEESLALILDKPANFEPDEDYEYCNTNYLLIGKIMDSVLGYNNFQFKQEEILTPLNLNNTFSSLSEVNMEDVMSGYHVGHPFDLKTDEYGMLATAEDVGTFLRALNDGSLFDSGEQEIYSSIYEYEHSGWVPGYQSFAKYHKDIDAVIVEFYSTTDPKLYNWNLSEIINNRIVKIIRKKKIK, encoded by the coding sequence ATGATAAAAAACAAAAAAGTCAAATGGACGGTGCGCATTTTATTATTGGTTGGAACCATAATTTCACTGTATTTCGTACCATGGCTTTTGGTAAAGGCTTGGGTACTACCACTACCAGATACGGTTCAGGAACAGTTAGATGAAGCCATCGATCATGGTTTTGACGGAATGATTGTTTATATAGACCAAACTGGCAAACCACCTCAATATTATGCGGCAGGCTGGCACAATAGAGAATCTATGACACCTGCCAATCCACACGCATTATTTAAAATTGCCAGTATTGGTAAACTTTATGATGCTGTGGCTGTGACCAAATTAGTAAGTGATGGACGACTATCTCTAGATAAAACAATCGCTGATTACCTACCAGAACTTGTTGGAAGAATTGAAAACGCTGAGAAAATTACCTTAAGATTGATGATACAGCATAGAAGTGGCATTCCCAATTATACAGACGCTCCTAATTTTTGGGCTGCTCCAATAGGCTATGAAGAAAGTCTTGCATTGATTCTAGACAAGCCAGCCAATTTTGAACCTGATGAAGACTATGAATACTGTAATACAAATTATCTTCTCATTGGTAAGATAATGGATAGTGTACTTGGTTATAATAACTTTCAGTTCAAACAGGAAGAAATTTTAACTCCATTAAATCTAAACAACACCTTTAGTTCATTGAGTGAAGTGAATATGGAAGATGTGATGAGTGGCTATCATGTAGGACATCCATTTGATTTAAAGACTGACGAATATGGTATGTTAGCCACAGCTGAAGACGTGGGTACTTTCCTTAGGGCTCTGAATGATGGATCATTGTTTGATTCAGGAGAACAGGAAATATATTCTTCCATTTACGAATATGAACATTCTGGATGGGTTCCTGGATACCAGAGCTTTGCAAAATACCATAAAGATATTGATGCTGTTATTGTTGAATTTTATAGTACTACCGACCCTAAACTGTACAATTGGAACTTATCAGAAATAATTAATAATAGAATTGTTAAAATAATTAGAAAGAAAAAAATAAAATGA
- the gcvP gene encoding aminomethyl-transferring glycine dehydrogenase, producing the protein MRTDSFVLRHIGPRQNDVDAMIKNIGINSLDELINQTIPDDIRLQKPLNLPEALNESEFVTHIKGLAAKNKQFDTYIGLGYHATITPAVIQRNIFENPSWYTSYTPYQAEISQGRLEALLNYQTMIGDLTGFELVNSSLLDEGTSASEAMTMLFGNRSRTQKKVNANTFFVSDDILPQTADILKTRATPLNIELVFGNHETFEFTENVFGAIVQYPAKNGVVNDYTDFITKAHENDSKVIVAADLLSLTLLKSPAEMGADVAVGTTQRFGIPLGYGGPHAGYFATSDTYKRSMPGRIIGVTVDADENRALRMALQTREQHIKREKATSNICTAQVLLAVMAGMYGVYHGPNGLKYIAAKIHNLTKILDENLKKIGLIQENKTYFDTLKIKVSNIEKVIKLSEENEINFLIIDDSTIGISINETTTLNHIISIVTVLANAESKLFAFDTKSEKQVIPNELLRTSTYMQHDVFNSYHSETEMMRYIKKLERKDISLTDSMISLGSCTMKLNAASEMLPLSYGSWNNIHPFVPIEQAQGYQELFKGLEASLNEITGFYATSLQPNSGAQGEYAGLMVIRAYHKSRGDSHRNICLIPSSAHGTNPASAVMAGMKVVVTKTSENGNIDVEDLREKAELHKDNLAALMVTYPSTHGVFESEIKEITQIIHSNGGQVYMDGANMNAQVGLTNPATIGADVCHLNLHKTFAIPHGGGGPGVGPICVVEHLAEFLPSNPVIKTGGENAITAISSAPWGSALVDIISYAYIKMLGAEGLTQATKIAILNANYLKSELEKHYPILYAGEKGRAAHEMIVDFRQFKEKGIEVVDVAKRLMDYGFHAPTLSFPVAGTLMIEPTESENKAELDRFISAMVSIKEEIDNFDAEDSVLKNAPHTQAMITADDWTHSYSRQKAAFPLEYIKENKYWPTVRRVNDAYGDRNLICSCNPIEDYM; encoded by the coding sequence ATGCGTACAGATTCTTTCGTTTTAAGACACATTGGTCCACGTCAAAATGATGTTGATGCAATGATTAAAAATATTGGTATAAACTCTCTAGATGAGTTAATAAATCAAACTATTCCGGATGATATTCGATTACAAAAACCTCTAAATTTACCTGAGGCATTAAACGAATCTGAATTTGTAACTCACATAAAGGGTTTAGCAGCTAAGAATAAACAATTCGACACTTATATCGGCTTAGGTTACCACGCCACAATTACGCCTGCTGTAATCCAAAGAAACATTTTTGAAAATCCAAGTTGGTACACATCATACACTCCTTATCAAGCAGAAATTTCTCAAGGTAGATTAGAAGCATTATTAAATTATCAAACTATGATTGGTGATTTAACAGGTTTTGAATTGGTAAATTCATCACTATTAGATGAAGGAACTTCAGCAAGTGAAGCAATGACTATGTTATTTGGCAATCGATCAAGAACACAAAAAAAAGTAAATGCGAATACTTTTTTCGTTTCTGATGATATTTTACCTCAAACTGCTGATATACTAAAAACAAGAGCAACTCCATTAAATATAGAATTAGTTTTTGGCAATCATGAAACTTTTGAATTTACAGAAAATGTTTTTGGAGCAATTGTTCAATATCCAGCAAAAAATGGTGTTGTGAACGACTATACAGATTTTATTACAAAAGCACATGAAAATGATAGTAAAGTAATTGTTGCTGCTGACTTATTAAGTTTGACACTTTTAAAATCTCCTGCAGAAATGGGTGCCGATGTTGCTGTTGGTACAACACAGCGTTTTGGTATTCCATTAGGATATGGAGGACCACACGCAGGGTACTTTGCTACTTCCGACACTTATAAAAGGTCAATGCCAGGTAGAATAATTGGTGTAACTGTTGATGCAGATGAAAACCGTGCTTTGAGAATGGCTCTTCAAACAAGAGAGCAACATATTAAAAGAGAAAAAGCAACTTCAAATATATGTACTGCACAAGTTTTATTAGCTGTTATGGCAGGTATGTATGGAGTCTATCACGGTCCAAACGGATTAAAATATATTGCTGCTAAAATTCATAATCTAACAAAGATTTTAGATGAAAATCTAAAGAAAATTGGATTAATTCAAGAAAATAAAACATATTTTGATACTTTAAAAATAAAAGTTTCAAATATTGAAAAAGTGATTAAATTATCAGAAGAAAATGAAATTAACTTTTTAATAATTGATGATTCAACTATCGGAATTTCAATAAACGAAACTACAACCTTAAATCATATAATTTCAATTGTTACTGTTTTGGCAAATGCTGAATCAAAATTATTTGCTTTTGATACAAAATCCGAAAAACAAGTAATTCCAAATGAATTACTTCGCACCTCAACTTATATGCAACATGATGTTTTTAACAGTTACCATTCGGAAACAGAAATGATGCGATATATTAAAAAATTAGAACGCAAAGATATTTCATTGACAGATTCGATGATTTCATTAGGTTCATGTACTATGAAATTAAATGCAGCTTCTGAAATGCTACCTTTAAGTTATGGTAGTTGGAATAATATCCACCCATTTGTACCTATTGAACAAGCACAAGGATATCAAGAATTATTTAAAGGTTTGGAAGCATCTCTAAATGAAATTACTGGCTTTTACGCTACATCTTTGCAACCGAATTCTGGTGCTCAAGGAGAGTATGCTGGACTAATGGTCATCAGAGCATATCATAAATCTCGTGGTGATTCTCATAGAAATATTTGCCTTATTCCTTCTTCTGCTCATGGAACAAATCCTGCATCTGCAGTAATGGCTGGAATGAAAGTTGTTGTTACCAAAACTTCTGAAAATGGAAATATTGACGTTGAAGATTTACGTGAAAAGGCTGAATTACATAAGGATAATTTGGCTGCGTTAATGGTTACTTATCCATCAACACACGGTGTCTTTGAATCAGAAATAAAAGAAATTACACAAATCATTCATTCTAATGGAGGTCAAGTATATATGGATGGAGCAAATATGAATGCTCAAGTTGGATTGACAAATCCGGCAACAATTGGTGCAGATGTTTGCCACTTGAATTTACATAAAACTTTTGCTATTCCTCATGGTGGCGGTGGTCCTGGAGTGGGACCAATTTGTGTTGTTGAACATTTAGCCGAGTTCTTACCTTCAAATCCGGTTATAAAAACTGGAGGGGAAAATGCAATAACAGCTATTTCATCTGCTCCTTGGGGCTCTGCCTTAGTTGATATTATATCCTATGCCTATATAAAAATGTTAGGTGCTGAAGGATTGACTCAAGCAACAAAAATTGCTATTCTAAATGCAAATTATTTAAAATCGGAATTAGAAAAACACTATCCGATTTTATATGCTGGAGAAAAAGGTAGAGCAGCCCACGAAATGATTGTTGATTTCAGACAATTTAAAGAAAAGGGAATAGAAGTTGTTGATGTCGCTAAACGATTAATGGATTATGGATTCCACGCACCTACACTTTCATTTCCTGTTGCGGGCACATTGATGATAGAACCAACTGAGAGTGAAAATAAAGCAGAGTTAGATAGATTTATATCAGCTATGGTTTCAATTAAAGAAGAAATTGACAATTTTGATGCTGAAGATTCAGTATTAAAAAATGCACCACATACACAAGCAATGATTACTGCTGATGACTGGACACATTCTTATTCACGTCAAAAAGCAGCATTTCCTTTAGAATATATCAAAGAAAATAAATATTGGCCAACTGTTCGTCGTGTAAATGATGCTTATGGAGATAGAAACTTGATATGTTCTTGTAACCCTATTGAAGATTATATGTAA
- a CDS encoding NUDIX domain-containing protein, producing MANDKVRNIKIELLSDNWYTLNKVSFEYLNNNGEWEKQERESYDHGNGAAILLYNTKKKTVILTKQFRMPSYLNGNDDGMSIEVCAGLLDGDSPEECAIKEAEEESGYRVKNIKKVCSSYMSPGAVTGIVHMFIAKYSDCMKVSEGGGLEEETENIEVLELSFTDALKMVETGEIMDGKTIILLQYAQIHNLV from the coding sequence ATGGCGAATGATAAAGTAAGAAATATTAAAATTGAATTATTATCAGACAATTGGTACACTTTAAATAAAGTATCTTTTGAATATTTAAATAATAATGGTGAATGGGAAAAGCAAGAACGAGAATCTTATGATCATGGAAATGGAGCTGCTATTTTACTTTATAATACTAAGAAAAAAACAGTAATTCTTACTAAACAGTTTAGGATGCCATCATATTTAAATGGAAATGATGATGGCATGTCTATTGAAGTTTGTGCAGGGTTACTAGATGGTGATTCTCCTGAAGAATGCGCAATTAAAGAAGCAGAAGAAGAATCTGGCTATCGTGTAAAAAACATTAAAAAAGTGTGCTCTTCCTATATGTCACCAGGAGCAGTAACTGGAATTGTACACATGTTTATTGCTAAATATTCTGACTGTATGAAAGTTAGTGAAGGTGGTGGACTTGAAGAAGAAACTGAAAATATTGAAGTTCTAGAATTATCTTTTACAGATGCTCTTAAAATGGTTGAGACAGGTGAAATTATGGATGGAAAAACTATAATATTACTTCAGTATGCACAAATACATAATCTTGTTTAA
- a CDS encoding 2-oxo acid dehydrogenase subunit E2, with the protein MAQIITMPKLSDTMTEGVVASWLKKVGDKIEEGDILAEIETDKATMEFEAFDEGTLLYIGLQEGDTAPVDSLLAIIGEEGEDYSALLKQGSNPTTEETSEKTEETAVTETETKTTETTSSEEAYQVPEGIIVVTMPRLSDTMTEGTVATWLKKVGDDVSEGDILAEIETDKATMEFESFNEGTLLHIGLQEGDTAAVDSLLAIIGEKGTNVDDVIKNFKVTGSTTKTEDKPTPVKEAPKVEKKVEAKKTTPVVAKAPVNSSNERIVVSPLAKKLAEEKGINLNKIQGTGDHGRIIKRDIENYEPVAASVAGVKFVPSGVEDFDEVKNSQMRKAIARSLSASKFSAPHYYLSVEFDMDNAMAFRAQYNSIPDTKISFNDIVVKACALALKQHPQVNSQWFDDRMQLNNHVHIGVAVAVEDGLLVPVVKFANEQSLPQIGAAVRDFAGRARKKKLTPDEMQGSTFTVSNLGMFGIDTFTSIINQPNSAILSVGAIVQKPVVKNGQIVVGNTMKLSLACDHRTVDGATGALFLQTLKGFIENPVTMLV; encoded by the coding sequence ATGGCTCAAATTATAACAATGCCCAAATTAAGTGATACAATGACGGAAGGAGTTGTAGCTAGTTGGTTAAAGAAAGTTGGAGACAAAATTGAAGAAGGTGATATCCTTGCAGAAATTGAAACCGATAAAGCAACTATGGAATTTGAGGCTTTTGATGAAGGAACATTATTATATATTGGATTACAAGAAGGTGATACCGCACCTGTAGATTCTTTATTAGCAATTATTGGTGAAGAAGGCGAAGACTATTCTGCTTTGCTTAAACAAGGTAGCAATCCTACTACAGAAGAAACTTCAGAAAAGACTGAAGAAACTGCTGTTACTGAAACCGAAACTAAAACAACTGAAACGACTTCATCAGAAGAAGCGTACCAAGTTCCTGAAGGAATAATTGTAGTTACTATGCCTCGTTTAAGTGATACTATGACGGAAGGTACAGTTGCAACTTGGTTGAAAAAAGTTGGTGATGATGTAAGTGAAGGCGATATTCTTGCTGAAATTGAAACTGATAAAGCAACTATGGAATTTGAATCTTTTAACGAAGGTACTTTATTACATATTGGTTTACAAGAAGGAGATACTGCTGCAGTAGACTCTCTACTTGCTATTATTGGTGAAAAAGGTACCAATGTAGATGATGTTATAAAAAACTTTAAAGTTACTGGCTCTACTACAAAAACAGAAGATAAACCTACACCTGTAAAAGAAGCACCAAAAGTGGAGAAAAAAGTAGAGGCAAAAAAAACAACACCAGTTGTTGCTAAGGCTCCAGTAAATAGTTCTAATGAGCGTATTGTTGTTTCTCCTTTAGCTAAAAAATTAGCAGAAGAAAAAGGCATCAACCTTAATAAAATACAAGGAACAGGAGATCACGGAAGAATTATCAAACGTGATATTGAAAATTACGAACCAGTTGCTGCTTCAGTTGCTGGAGTAAAATTTGTTCCTTCTGGAGTTGAAGATTTTGACGAAGTAAAAAACTCTCAAATGCGTAAAGCAATTGCAAGATCTTTAAGTGCTTCAAAATTCTCTGCTCCACATTATTACTTATCAGTAGAATTTGACATGGACAATGCTATGGCATTCCGTGCGCAGTACAACTCAATTCCAGATACTAAGATTTCATTCAATGATATTGTTGTAAAAGCATGTGCATTGGCATTGAAACAGCATCCACAAGTAAACTCTCAGTGGTTTGATGACAGAATGCAATTGAACAATCATGTTCATATTGGTGTTGCTGTTGCTGTTGAAGACGGGCTTTTAGTTCCTGTTGTAAAATTTGCAAACGAGCAATCATTACCACAAATTGGAGCTGCTGTTAGAGATTTTGCTGGAAGAGCAAGAAAAAAGAAATTAACTCCAGATGAAATGCAAGGAAGCACTTTTACAGTTTCTAACCTTGGAATGTTTGGTATAGATACTTTTACGTCTATAATTAATCAACCAAATTCTGCGATTTTATCTGTTGGAGCAATTGTTCAAAAACCAGTTGTTAAAAACGGACAGATAGTTGTTGGAAATACAATGAAGCTTTCATTAGCATGCGATCACAGAACAGTTGATGGTGCTACTGGAGCACTATTCTTACAAACACTAAAAGGTTTTATTGAGAATCCGGTAACAATGTTAGTTTAA
- the pdhA gene encoding pyruvate dehydrogenase (acetyl-transferring) E1 component subunit alpha, which yields MKAITKETYIDWYKNMLFWRKFEDKLAAVYIQQKVRGFLHLYNGQEAVLAGALHAMDLTQDKMITAYRNHVQPIGMGVDPKKVFAELYGKVTGTSKGMGGSMHIFSKEHRFYGGHGIVGGQIPLGAGIAFADKYFDRKGVTLTYFGDGAARQGSLHETFNMAMLWKLPVVFIVENNGYAMGTSVERTANHTDIWKLGLGYEMPCGPVDGMNPVAVAEAMHEAIERARRGDGPTFLEMKTYRYRGHSMSDAQHYRTKDEVAEYKKIDPITQILDIIKEKKYLSDDEISAIEKDVKDRVLECVKFAEDSPYPETQQLYDMVYEQEDYPFVKHRN from the coding sequence ATGAAGGCAATTACTAAAGAAACTTATATAGATTGGTATAAAAACATGTTGTTTTGGAGAAAATTCGAAGACAAACTAGCAGCAGTTTATATTCAACAAAAAGTAAGAGGATTTTTACATTTATATAATGGTCAAGAAGCCGTTTTAGCTGGTGCTTTACACGCAATGGACTTAACTCAAGACAAAATGATTACTGCATATCGTAATCACGTTCAACCAATTGGAATGGGTGTTGACCCTAAAAAAGTATTTGCAGAGCTTTATGGAAAAGTTACTGGAACTTCAAAAGGAATGGGTGGTTCAATGCATATTTTTTCTAAAGAACACCGTTTTTATGGTGGTCATGGAATCGTTGGAGGTCAAATTCCATTAGGTGCCGGAATTGCATTTGCAGATAAATATTTTGACAGAAAAGGAGTTACACTTACCTATTTTGGTGATGGTGCAGCTCGCCAAGGATCATTACATGAAACATTTAATATGGCAATGTTATGGAAATTACCTGTTGTATTTATCGTTGAAAACAATGGATACGCCATGGGAACTTCAGTAGAACGTACTGCAAACCATACTGATATTTGGAAACTTGGTTTAGGGTATGAAATGCCTTGCGGACCGGTTGATGGAATGAACCCTGTTGCTGTTGCTGAAGCTATGCACGAAGCAATTGAAAGAGCAAGACGAGGTGATGGACCAACATTCTTAGAAATGAAAACATACAGATATAGAGGTCACTCAATGTCTGATGCACAACATTACAGAACAAAAGATGAAGTTGCTGAGTACAAAAAAATAGATCCAATTACACAAATTTTAGACATCATTAAGGAAAAGAAGTATTTATCTGATGATGAAATAAGTGCAATAGAAAAAGATGTAAAAGATAGAGTGCTAGAATGTGTGAAATTTGCAGAAGATTCTCCATATCCTGAAACTCAACAATTATATGATATGGTTTACGAACAGGAAGATTATCCATTTGTAAAACACAGAAATTAA